Proteins from a genomic interval of Caldicellulosiruptor diazotrophicus:
- a CDS encoding PilN domain-containing protein, giving the protein MAKKLKDINLLLAYERGIKKKDATLRVYFLVFILEICLFALIASIYLTKIMTTNNDIKRLSDEIRIKQQQMVEAQRLVEKKTLDTQKRALLEYVSKNHIKYLEILDKLEALAPINLKFESLNLSTEKITCTVKADTLETVTQFVYNLQTSNYFMNVNFSSVTGDESSKTSTISADIARK; this is encoded by the coding sequence ATGGCAAAAAAACTGAAAGATATAAATCTTTTGTTGGCATATGAAAGAGGGATAAAAAAGAAAGATGCAACGCTTAGAGTATATTTTTTGGTGTTTATATTGGAGATATGCTTATTTGCGTTAATTGCTTCTATTTATTTGACTAAAATAATGACTACGAATAATGATATCAAAAGATTGAGTGACGAAATAAGAATAAAGCAGCAACAAATGGTAGAAGCACAAAGACTTGTTGAGAAAAAAACACTGGATACACAAAAGAGAGCTTTACTTGAATATGTATCAAAAAACCACATAAAGTATTTAGAAATTTTGGACAAGCTTGAGGCATTAGCACCTATAAATCTAAAGTTTGAAAGCTTGAATCTTTCAACTGAAAAAATTACATGTACAGTGAAGGCAGATACACTTGAAACAGTGACACAGTTTGTTTACAACCTTCAAACAAGTAATTACTTTATGAACGTAAATTTTAGTAGTGTAACTGGAGATGAAAGTTCAAAAACTTCAACAATATCAGCAGACATAGCAAGGAAGTGA
- a CDS encoding pilus assembly PilX N-terminal domain-containing protein, producing MKIESKHKGSTLVLTIIFIAVMFVMSVALIEAAISSLKISKGYYAKNRAYYDAESVFERIIYYLDMVADKARKMADNYVFMESGVLNTQNPDIANILKDYQQKESQYYLQYMNGLISKTDYDNALVQINKEYQDKVRKKFLEKFKEYMNNFFTNSGTFSERPAIEFTVSGTIYTIDNWRGTSNDLYSFMKMVDFNNPEVDVEIRFDPATDMNLHMSSTDIENPIDIKMEVVVNLLKEKTKRVLRADFSIFPYKSNALNFSTRTIKRSFNHILDYAIFAGRNLIVLNGLNLFKIKGGKVYVNGTANDVRYSNPSEYFGGILAGLTQTQLDNLSSDSRVNKIDSMTKNRIENILSGSGVISGNIRIENAPVFVGYTDLNPEAPSNPVRLMDKYSLYGGFVKTCAPNSQITITDDVYCHSIVTENASDNSSITIGKNAYIMDNISMYAQNSNINISGSLIGLGTADVPYNYNMSSSIAINEDTARLNIGKNIVLMGVVFVDEIHRTDENGKEKLFRMPESSSLMPNFTIYQYFNLPIAELSDLLNTLGLNGSIGSFTTLDLFASDYFKPFKVKVSPTEEVEASFYDMDVETVGGFPISSVERSINFVLHYLTAHIKDPTDFDTQYNTGSTNITVGGGNIHFDPSNPYDTSYFHYFLNANGKLYLARRIINFLNEPTINSTIGSAGTGEFVNLGQTVSSSDILRQSIIDNVIDPTKENYFKELNLVDKGLLDNTKDKFDLFDFVDFNQIGSDRLIINDDKNLIVISKNDVEEIDFGLPSYNGVSLLDIENVLIVTKGSVILRNSSTQEKTLKGNIIAGGDIVVCGNGNLTIEYSKGISSQLMYYFNYANFNSISDRLGQLYNFFIKGIDTNDIIEIPFVSTFYETTVKTNIKVKSKRQVVSD from the coding sequence ATGAAAATTGAAAGCAAACATAAAGGTTCGACGTTGGTACTTACAATAATCTTCATAGCGGTTATGTTTGTTATGTCCGTTGCTTTGATTGAAGCAGCAATATCATCACTAAAAATTAGTAAAGGCTACTATGCAAAAAACAGAGCATATTACGATGCAGAAAGTGTTTTTGAAAGAATTATATATTATCTTGACATGGTCGCAGACAAAGCACGAAAAATGGCAGATAATTATGTTTTTATGGAAAGTGGTGTTCTTAACACTCAAAATCCAGATATTGCAAATATCTTAAAAGACTATCAGCAAAAGGAGAGCCAGTATTATCTGCAGTACATGAATGGTCTTATATCCAAGACTGATTATGACAATGCACTTGTTCAAATTAATAAGGAGTACCAAGATAAAGTGAGAAAAAAATTTTTGGAAAAGTTTAAAGAGTATATGAACAATTTTTTTACAAATTCAGGTACGTTTTCTGAGAGACCTGCAATTGAGTTTACTGTTTCTGGCACCATTTATACAATTGATAACTGGAGAGGAACTTCAAATGATTTATATTCATTTATGAAAATGGTAGATTTTAATAATCCGGAAGTTGATGTTGAAATAAGATTTGACCCTGCAACTGATATGAACCTGCACATGTCAAGTACTGATATAGAAAATCCAATTGATATTAAGATGGAAGTTGTTGTAAATTTACTAAAAGAAAAAACTAAAAGAGTTTTAAGAGCAGATTTTAGTATTTTCCCATATAAAAGTAATGCTTTGAATTTTTCTACGAGGACAATAAAGAGAAGTTTTAACCATATACTTGACTATGCAATTTTTGCAGGTAGGAACTTGATTGTTCTAAATGGTTTAAATTTGTTCAAAATAAAAGGTGGAAAGGTCTATGTGAATGGAACTGCAAATGATGTGAGATATTCAAATCCGTCTGAATATTTTGGTGGAATTTTGGCAGGCTTGACACAAACTCAGCTTGATAATTTATCTTCTGATTCAAGAGTTAATAAAATAGATTCAATGACTAAAAATAGAATTGAAAACATCTTGAGTGGTTCGGGAGTTATAAGTGGAAATATAAGAATTGAAAATGCACCTGTATTTGTTGGATATACTGATTTGAATCCCGAAGCACCTTCCAATCCAGTGAGGCTTATGGATAAATATTCGCTATACGGTGGGTTTGTTAAAACTTGTGCTCCTAATTCACAGATAACCATTACAGATGATGTTTATTGTCACAGTATTGTTACAGAAAATGCATCGGATAATTCTTCAATTACAATAGGCAAAAATGCATATATCATGGACAACATCTCAATGTACGCTCAAAATAGCAACATTAATATTTCAGGCTCGCTAATTGGTCTTGGCACAGCAGATGTTCCTTACAATTACAACATGAGTTCTTCAATAGCGATAAATGAAGATACAGCAAGATTAAATATAGGAAAAAATATTGTGCTAATGGGAGTTGTATTTGTTGATGAAATACATAGAACTGATGAAAATGGTAAGGAAAAACTTTTCAGAATGCCAGAGAGTTCTTCGCTAATGCCTAATTTTACTATCTACCAATATTTTAATCTTCCTATAGCAGAACTTTCTGATCTTCTTAATACTCTTGGATTAAATGGAAGTATTGGTTCTTTTACAACACTGGATTTATTTGCTTCTGATTACTTTAAACCATTTAAAGTGAAGGTAAGTCCAACAGAGGAAGTAGAAGCAAGCTTCTATGATATGGATGTTGAAACAGTGGGTGGTTTTCCAATTTCGTCAGTAGAAAGATCAATAAACTTTGTACTTCACTATCTCACCGCGCACATAAAAGACCCTACTGATTTTGATACACAGTATAATACCGGTTCCACTAATATAACTGTTGGTGGAGGAAATATACATTTTGACCCATCAAACCCTTATGATACAAGTTACTTTCATTATTTTTTAAATGCAAATGGTAAACTTTACTTGGCAAGAAGAATTATCAATTTTTTAAATGAACCGACTATTAATTCGACTATTGGCTCGGCAGGTACTGGTGAGTTTGTCAACTTGGGCCAGACCGTATCATCTTCAGATATATTAAGACAGTCTATAATAGACAATGTGATAGATCCAACAAAAGAAAATTATTTCAAAGAATTAAATCTTGTTGACAAAGGGTTATTAGATAACACAAAAGATAAATTTGACTTATTTGATTTTGTCGATTTTAATCAGATTGGATCTGACCGACTTATAATAAATGATGACAAAAATCTTATTGTTATCAGCAAAAATGACGTGGAAGAAATTGATTTTGGACTTCCAAGCTATAATGGGGTTTCACTTTTAGACATAGAAAATGTTTTGATTGTGACAAAAGGCAGTGTTATTCTAAGAAACAGTAGTACACAAGAAAAAACTCTAAAAGGAAATATAATAGCAGGAGGGGATATTGTAGTTTGTGGAAATGGTAATCTTACAATTGAATATAGTAAAGGCATTTCAAGCCAGCTTATGTATTACTTTAACTATGCAAACTTTAACAGCATATCAGACAGGTTGGGTCAGCTTTACAACTTCTTTATAAAGGGCATTGATACAAATGACATTATTGAAATACCATTTGTTAGTACATTTTATGAAACAACAGTAAAAACAAATATTAAGGTTAAAAGTAAAAGACAGGTTGTTAGTGATTGA
- a CDS encoding type IV pilus modification PilV family protein has product MKQLKGFTLVEVIVTVAVFALFVTPIVLLIQQSLKVNISAKTNLEVAEVINQAVENLVYQNVYGTGSLNINGYTVNYEIDDSFKTGTIQNIENSQIDFRIYLDATGKLTIEDLATHNTYERQISSSTFDKLRIQIRYDEATKRATYTFVLNGSPIITFLSGNSTEPAKLGAEFVCDTLSHFLYVVIDGVYDLSNKLTTTMFNLWLTNVNNNIKILATTPFIVYDNSPRHSVLTGVERVRQISLKIYDLNGQFIKEYTTYYTHRVK; this is encoded by the coding sequence ATGAAACAATTAAAAGGGTTTACTCTTGTTGAGGTTATTGTGACAGTTGCAGTATTTGCACTGTTTGTCACCCCCATAGTGTTACTTATTCAGCAGTCGTTGAAGGTAAACATTAGTGCAAAGACAAATCTTGAAGTTGCTGAAGTTATAAATCAAGCTGTTGAAAATCTTGTATATCAAAATGTTTATGGCACAGGTTCTTTGAATATAAATGGATATACAGTAAACTACGAGATTGACGATTCATTTAAAACGGGAACTATTCAAAATATTGAAAACAGCCAAATAGATTTTAGAATATATTTAGATGCGACAGGTAAACTGACAATCGAGGATTTGGCAACTCATAATACCTATGAAAGACAAATATCTTCTAGTACATTTGACAAACTTAGAATACAGATAAGATATGACGAAGCAACCAAGAGGGCGACATATACTTTTGTCCTAAATGGTTCACCAATTATAACTTTTTTAAGTGGAAACAGTACAGAACCTGCCAAACTTGGAGCAGAGTTTGTATGTGACACTTTATCACATTTTCTCTATGTAGTAATTGATGGTGTGTATGACCTCTCAAATAAACTTACTACTACTATGTTCAATCTTTGGCTGACGAATGTTAACAATAATATCAAAATCCTTGCAACAACTCCATTCATTGTCTATGATAATTCTCCGAGACATTCTGTTCTTACAGGCGTAGAAAGGGTAAGGCAGATTTCTTTAAAAATTTATGATTTAAATGGTCAGTTTATTAAAGAATATACAACATATTATACTCACAGGGTGAAGTAG
- a CDS encoding vWA domain-containing protein: MKRRFMAWIGVLLIFMTICSGFYYFSTKAKAADTSSVSIGFNGGVVKSKGYVGNDIEVKLRLTPTGSINVTRSPVSVVLVVDSSGSMSSNGKMTAAKNAAKNLIDSFKNSAKSGDKLGIVDFDTFINDNSTFYIKGFYYQNGTWNKGNSSSIYGPYSLPNNCTQNLIDLTSSSAVNNAKTYIDNMVASGGTNMEAALNKAKALLDSSPSGNDKYVVFITDGMPTFYINGTKNGYPLVDGPGSQPDNTTKSETLSAVQTLAQSGAKVFVVGVDTTGADVDKTFIDLMASTASGKSYYISNPSALNSILQEIFRIINLAVTYDNLTVEYPIPSGLTITSMPAGWRVENGKLIGTFNPVTFENGGTTPASQEVSFKITSNSEGIYNLGKATLTFRRYDTLNGETTGSVEANLGQVEFVRMPGISATFQIVGSGNIYVPNTQYDAKLIISAFGKSLDIPTVINNFALAVNDSYIALQKITTTNPSFNYAVDLGPTPTSLTIDYKITFLREGTFNFTPILSYSINSAPNSMNLTPINLFVIDATNMIKSFSITKKIISDNSSANISIKVDDLGLFSYDSSAKIKVYIEMNPSDKLNTNVTFPIQLVVDSTTRQQNGLRVLSKTITFKLKPSFTSATVSFNISQIDIISGGVTYTTAYEKKINNVVVKKAILR, encoded by the coding sequence ATGAAACGGAGATTTATGGCATGGATTGGTGTATTACTAATTTTTATGACAATTTGTAGCGGGTTTTATTACTTTTCTACAAAAGCAAAGGCAGCGGATACGTCTTCTGTGAGTATTGGATTTAATGGAGGTGTAGTTAAATCTAAAGGCTATGTAGGAAATGACATTGAAGTAAAACTCAGGCTAACACCGACAGGTTCTATAAACGTGACAAGGTCACCTGTTTCGGTAGTACTTGTTGTTGATTCTTCTGGTTCGATGAGTAGCAATGGTAAGATGACGGCGGCAAAAAATGCCGCAAAGAATCTAATTGACAGTTTTAAAAATTCTGCAAAGTCTGGTGACAAGCTTGGGATTGTTGACTTTGATACTTTTATAAATGATAATTCCACTTTTTATATTAAAGGATTTTATTATCAAAATGGAACATGGAACAAAGGAAATTCATCTTCTATATATGGACCTTATTCATTACCGAATAATTGCACACAGAATCTCATAGATTTAACAAGCTCTTCTGCTGTAAATAACGCAAAGACATACATTGACAATATGGTTGCATCTGGCGGAACTAACATGGAAGCTGCGCTTAATAAAGCAAAAGCACTTCTTGACTCGTCACCCTCTGGAAATGACAAATATGTTGTATTTATTACAGATGGTATGCCAACATTTTATATAAATGGTACAAAAAATGGGTATCCACTTGTTGATGGACCTGGTTCTCAGCCAGATAATACTACAAAGTCAGAGACCCTTTCTGCTGTTCAAACACTTGCGCAAAGTGGAGCGAAGGTATTTGTAGTTGGAGTTGATACAACTGGTGCGGATGTTGACAAAACATTTATCGATTTGATGGCAAGTACTGCAAGCGGAAAGTCTTATTATATCTCAAACCCAAGTGCGTTAAATTCTATTTTGCAGGAGATATTTAGAATAATAAACTTGGCAGTAACATATGATAATCTGACTGTTGAATACCCAATTCCCTCAGGGCTTACAATAACTTCAATGCCTGCTGGCTGGAGAGTTGAAAATGGGAAATTAATAGGTACATTTAATCCTGTCACATTTGAAAATGGTGGCACAACTCCTGCTTCGCAAGAGGTATCTTTTAAGATAACATCTAACTCAGAAGGAATATATAATCTTGGGAAGGCAACACTTACATTCAGAAGATATGATACTTTAAACGGTGAAACCACAGGAAGCGTGGAGGCAAATCTTGGGCAGGTTGAATTTGTCAGAATGCCAGGAATTAGTGCTACATTTCAAATAGTAGGTAGTGGTAATATATATGTGCCAAATACTCAATATGATGCAAAGCTTATAATTAGCGCATTTGGTAAGTCACTTGATATTCCAACAGTCATTAATAATTTTGCTTTAGCAGTAAATGATTCATACATTGCACTGCAGAAGATTACAACCACAAATCCTTCATTTAACTACGCAGTTGATTTAGGGCCAACACCTACGAGTTTGACTATCGATTATAAGATTACATTTTTAAGAGAAGGTACATTTAATTTTACCCCAATATTGTCTTACAGCATAAATAGTGCACCTAATTCTATGAACTTAACACCTATTAATTTATTTGTTATTGATGCTACAAATATGATAAAAAGTTTTTCAATTACTAAAAAAATAATTTCAGATAATTCAAGCGCAAATATATCTATAAAAGTTGATGATTTGGGACTATTTAGTTATGATTCTTCGGCTAAAATAAAGGTATATATCGAAATGAATCCTTCTGACAAACTTAATACAAACGTAACATTTCCAATCCAGCTTGTAGTTGACAGTACTACAAGACAGCAAAATGGTTTGAGAGTATTATCAAAGACTATTACATTTAAATTAAAACCAAGTTTCACATCAGCAACTGTGAGTTTTAATATCTCACAAATTGATATTATTAGTGGTGGTGTAACATATACCACTGCGTATGAGAAGAAGATTAATAATGTTGTTGTTAAAAAAGCTATCCTCAGATAA